Proteins from one Clostridium cellulovorans 743B genomic window:
- the folP gene encoding dihydropteroate synthase → MKIGKREFILGEKTYIMGILNVTPDSFSDGGKFNQVDLAIEQAKRMIDEGADIIDIGGESTRPGSAFVDIEEELRRVIPVIEALSKETDVVISIDTYKSEVAEAAVKAGATLINDVWGFKKDKNMASVAAKYDVASCLMHNRENNIYEDLIEDMKKDLVESINIALNAGVKKENIILDPGIGFAKDYKQNLEAINRVDELKSLGYPILLATSRKSVIGTTLELPTDERVEGTVATTVIGIMKGCDFVRVHDIKENFRAAKMTNAIIKENKWIR, encoded by the coding sequence TTGAAGATTGGAAAAAGGGAGTTTATACTAGGTGAAAAAACATACATAATGGGGATTTTGAATGTAACTCCAGATTCGTTTTCTGATGGAGGAAAATTTAATCAAGTGGATTTAGCAATAGAGCAAGCAAAAAGAATGATTGATGAAGGTGCTGATATAATTGATATCGGTGGTGAATCAACAAGGCCTGGCAGTGCTTTTGTTGATATAGAAGAAGAATTAAGGAGAGTTATTCCTGTTATAGAAGCTTTATCAAAGGAAACCGATGTTGTGATTTCGATAGATACATATAAATCAGAAGTAGCAGAAGCTGCGGTTAAGGCTGGGGCTACATTAATAAATGATGTGTGGGGATTTAAAAAAGATAAGAATATGGCATCTGTAGCAGCTAAATATGATGTAGCTTCTTGCTTAATGCATAATAGAGAGAACAATATCTACGAGGATTTGATAGAAGATATGAAAAAAGACCTTGTAGAGAGCATCAATATAGCTTTAAATGCGGGAGTTAAAAAGGAAAATATAATTTTAGATCCTGGTATTGGTTTTGCTAAGGATTATAAACAAAATTTAGAGGCAATTAATAGGGTGGATGAACTAAAATCTTTGGGTTATCCTATATTATTGGCCACATCTAGGAAATCGGTAATAGGTACTACTTTAGAGTTACCTACTGATGAAAGAGTAGAAGGAACTGTCGCAACTACTGTAATTGGTATAATGAAAGGATGCGATTTTGTAAGAGTTCATGATATAAAAGAAAATTTTAGAGCAGCAAAAATGACAAATGCTATTATTAAGGAGAATAAATGGATAAGATAA
- the nifJ gene encoding pyruvate:ferredoxin (flavodoxin) oxidoreductase, with the protein MRKMKTMDGNTAAAYISYAFTDMAAIYPITPSSPMAEHVDEWVAQGVKNIFGQTVKVVEMQSEAGAAGAVHGSLQAGALTTTYTASQGLLLMIPNMYKIAGELLPGVFHVSARALATSTLNIFGDHGDVMAARQTGFAMLAESSVQEVMDLSAVAHLSAIKGSVPFVNFFDGFRTSHEIQKIEQLEYAELAKLVDMDAIEAFRRKALNPDHPVTRGTAENPDIYFQQRETVNKYYDALPAIVEGYMAEINKLRGTNYQLMNYYGAEDAENIIIAMGSICELAEEVIDHLNANGEKYGLVNIHLFRPFSIEHLLKAIPSTVKRIAVLDRTKEVGAEGEPLYLEVKSAFYGKENAPLIVGGRYGLGSKDTVPAHIIGIFDNLKKDEPKNHFTVGIVDDVTFTSIPAGEDLDTTPKGTTACKFWGLGSDGTVGANKSAIKIIGDHTDMYAQGYFAYDSKKSGGITISHLRFGSNKIKSPYLINKADFVACHNQSYVYKYNVLDGLKKNGTFLLNSIWSPEEVEKNLPAAYKQYIAKNDIKFYTIDAVKIAQEIGLGGRINMIMQSAFFKLANIIPVEDAVKYLKEAVVKSYGKKGEKVVNMNNAAIDKGVESIVKIDIPESWKDAVDESTDTKDVPEFIKNILIPMNRQEGDKLTVGDLINNGMVDGTYPAGTAAYEKRGIAINVPEWQIDNCIQCNQCSYVCPHAAIRPFLLDEEEVLKAPESFVSKAATGAKGLNFKIQLAVEDCSGCGNCAQVCPAKEKALIMKPFESQLNEKINWEFANTLKPKANPMNKSTVKGSQFEQPLLEFSGACAGCGETPYARLVTQLFGDRMMVANATGCSSIWGGSAPATPYTKNHRGHGPAWANSLFEDNAEFGLGMYLGVKAIREKLVAEAEKAIELGVSETLKEALTNWIDNLNNGEGTRDRADALIAALEAEKTGNELLEDLYNNKDFFVKRSQWIFGGDGWAYDIGYGGLDHVLASGEDINVLVFDTEVYSNTGGQSSKSTPTAAIAKFAAAGKQTKKKDLGMMAMSYGYVYVAQISMGANQNQTLKAISEAEAYKGPSLVIAYAPCINHGLRVGMGCSQLEAKKAVESGYWALYRFNPDVADAGKNPFTLDSKEPNWDSFNDFLLGEVRYSSLQKSNPELAEGLFAKTKLDAQKRLDSYKRLARD; encoded by the coding sequence ATGAGAAAGATGAAAACTATGGATGGAAATACTGCAGCAGCATATATATCATATGCTTTTACAGACATGGCAGCTATTTATCCAATTACTCCATCATCACCAATGGCTGAACATGTAGATGAATGGGTAGCTCAAGGCGTTAAAAATATTTTTGGACAAACAGTAAAGGTTGTAGAAATGCAATCAGAAGCAGGGGCTGCAGGCGCAGTTCATGGCTCTTTACAAGCTGGTGCATTAACAACAACATACACTGCATCTCAAGGACTTTTATTAATGATACCTAATATGTATAAAATAGCTGGAGAACTTTTACCAGGCGTGTTCCACGTTTCAGCTAGAGCTCTTGCTACAAGTACATTAAATATTTTTGGAGATCATGGAGATGTAATGGCTGCAAGACAAACTGGTTTTGCTATGCTTGCAGAAAGTTCAGTTCAAGAAGTAATGGATTTATCAGCTGTTGCTCATTTATCAGCTATAAAAGGCAGTGTTCCATTTGTAAACTTCTTTGATGGATTTAGAACTTCTCATGAAATACAAAAAATAGAACAACTTGAATATGCTGAATTAGCAAAGCTTGTTGATATGGATGCAATAGAAGCATTTAGAAGAAAGGCTTTAAATCCAGATCATCCAGTAACAAGAGGTACTGCAGAAAATCCAGATATTTATTTCCAACAAAGAGAAACTGTAAATAAATATTATGATGCCCTTCCTGCTATTGTTGAAGGATATATGGCAGAAATAAATAAATTAAGAGGAACTAACTATCAGTTAATGAATTACTATGGTGCTGAAGATGCAGAAAATATCATCATCGCTATGGGATCAATTTGTGAATTAGCTGAAGAAGTTATAGATCATTTAAATGCTAACGGAGAAAAATACGGTTTAGTGAATATTCACTTATTTAGACCTTTTTCAATTGAACATTTACTTAAAGCAATTCCAAGCACAGTTAAGAGAATTGCAGTATTAGACAGAACTAAAGAAGTTGGTGCTGAAGGTGAACCATTATATCTAGAAGTTAAGAGTGCTTTCTATGGAAAAGAAAATGCTCCACTAATAGTTGGTGGAAGATATGGCTTAGGCTCTAAGGATACTGTACCAGCTCATATCATAGGTATTTTCGATAACTTAAAGAAAGATGAGCCAAAGAATCACTTTACAGTTGGTATCGTAGATGATGTTACATTTACATCAATTCCAGCTGGAGAAGACTTAGATACAACTCCTAAAGGAACTACTGCATGTAAGTTCTGGGGACTTGGGTCAGATGGTACAGTTGGTGCTAATAAATCTGCAATCAAAATTATCGGAGATCACACTGATATGTATGCACAAGGTTACTTTGCATATGATTCAAAGAAATCAGGTGGTATAACAATTTCTCACTTAAGATTTGGTAGCAATAAGATTAAATCTCCTTACTTAATAAATAAGGCAGACTTTGTTGCATGTCATAACCAATCTTATGTATATAAATATAATGTTTTAGACGGTTTAAAGAAAAATGGAACTTTCTTATTAAACTCAATCTGGTCTCCAGAAGAAGTTGAAAAGAATTTACCAGCAGCTTATAAACAATACATAGCTAAAAATGATATTAAATTCTACACAATCGATGCTGTTAAAATAGCACAAGAAATCGGTCTTGGTGGAAGAATTAACATGATAATGCAATCTGCGTTCTTTAAATTAGCTAACATAATCCCAGTAGAGGATGCTGTTAAATACTTAAAAGAAGCCGTTGTTAAGTCATATGGTAAAAAAGGTGAAAAAGTTGTTAATATGAACAACGCTGCAATAGATAAAGGTGTTGAATCAATTGTTAAAATAGATATACCTGAAAGCTGGAAAGATGCAGTTGATGAAAGTACTGATACTAAAGACGTTCCAGAATTCATTAAAAATATCTTAATCCCAATGAATAGACAAGAAGGGGACAAGCTAACTGTTGGAGATTTAATCAATAATGGTATGGTTGATGGAACATATCCAGCTGGAACTGCTGCTTACGAAAAGAGAGGTATTGCAATCAATGTTCCAGAGTGGCAAATAGATAATTGTATTCAATGTAATCAATGTTCTTATGTGTGTCCACACGCAGCTATAAGACCTTTCCTTTTAGATGAAGAAGAAGTATTAAAAGCACCTGAAAGCTTTGTATCAAAAGCAGCAACAGGAGCTAAGGGATTAAACTTTAAAATTCAATTAGCAGTTGAAGATTGTTCAGGTTGTGGAAACTGTGCTCAAGTATGTCCAGCTAAAGAAAAGGCACTTATAATGAAGCCATTTGAATCACAACTTAATGAAAAAATTAATTGGGAATTTGCTAATACATTAAAACCAAAGGCAAATCCAATGAATAAATCTACAGTTAAGGGAAGTCAATTCGAACAACCATTACTTGAGTTCTCAGGAGCTTGTGCAGGTTGTGGAGAAACACCATATGCTAGATTAGTAACTCAATTATTCGGAGATAGAATGATGGTAGCTAATGCTACAGGATGTTCATCAATCTGGGGTGGATCAGCTCCTGCAACACCATACACTAAAAACCATAGAGGTCATGGACCAGCTTGGGCAAACTCACTATTTGAAGATAATGCTGAGTTTGGATTAGGTATGTACCTTGGTGTTAAGGCTATTAGGGAAAAATTAGTGGCTGAAGCAGAAAAAGCTATAGAGTTAGGAGTAAGTGAAACTTTAAAAGAAGCTTTAACTAACTGGATAGATAACTTAAATAATGGTGAAGGTACAAGAGATAGAGCTGATGCGTTAATAGCAGCTTTAGAAGCAGAAAAAACAGGTAATGAATTATTAGAAGACTTATATAATAATAAAGATTTCTTTGTTAAGAGATCTCAATGGATCTTCGGTGGAGACGGTTGGGCTTACGATATCGGATATGGTGGACTAGATCACGTTCTTGCATCAGGAGAAGATATAAACGTTCTAGTATTCGATACAGAAGTTTATTCAAATACAGGTGGTCAATCTTCAAAATCAACTCCAACTGCTGCAATAGCTAAGTTTGCTGCTGCTGGAAAACAAACAAAGAAAAAAGACCTTGGAATGATGGCTATGAGCTATGGCTACGTTTATGTTGCACAAATTTCAATGGGAGCTAATCAAAATCAAACATTGAAAGCAATAAGCGAAGCAGAAGCTTATAAAGGACCTTCTCTTGTGATCGCGTATGCACCATGTATAAATCATGGTTTAAGAGTTGGTATGGGATGTTCTCAATTAGAAGCTAAAAAAGCCGTAGAAAGCGGATATTGGGCATTGTATAGATTTAATCCAGATGTTGCTGATGCTGGTAAAAATCCATTTACATTAGATTCTAAAGAACCAAATTGGGATTCATTCAATGACTTCTTACTTGGAGAAGTAAGATATTCATCATTACAAAAATCAAATCCTGAATTAGCAGAAGGATTATTCGCTAAAACTAAGCTTGATGCTCAAAAGAGATTAGATAGCTACAAGAGATTAGCAAGAGATTAA
- a CDS encoding HD domain-containing protein codes for MEVVNEILENSLYKEALKRNNTYEENRIFCKHNLEHFLDVARIAYIIVLENNLDYKKEIIYAVALLHDIGRYKQYEANIPHDIASVELADIILKNIGFSEAEKEKILSCIKNHRNSSNERFSLEEIIYIADKKSRSCYNCSAIELCNWTKEKKNLCIIY; via the coding sequence ATGGAGGTAGTTAATGAAATATTAGAAAACTCTTTATATAAAGAAGCGCTAAAAAGAAATAACACCTATGAAGAAAATAGAATTTTTTGCAAACATAATTTAGAACATTTTCTTGATGTAGCAAGAATTGCTTATATAATAGTCTTAGAAAATAATCTAGATTACAAAAAGGAAATAATTTATGCAGTAGCATTACTTCATGATATTGGACGATATAAGCAATATGAAGCTAATATTCCACATGATATTGCAAGTGTAGAACTTGCAGATATAATCCTTAAGAACATTGGATTTTCTGAAGCTGAGAAGGAGAAAATACTTTCATGTATTAAAAATCATAGAAACAGCAGTAATGAGAGGTTTTCTTTGGAGGAAATAATATATATTGCTGATAAAAAGTCTAGAAGTTGTTATAATTGTAGTGCTATAGAACTTTGCAATTGGACAAAGGAAAAGAAAAATCTTTGCATAATATATTAA
- the trxB gene encoding thioredoxin-disulfide reductase, producing the protein MDEQNKLLREIDVFIIGSGPAGLTAGIYAARANLDVVVFEDMVSGGQIRQTYTVENYPGHLSIDGNDLADKMLEQAKGLGAKIEEYDSIISIKITDIDKVIETYKYIYKPKVVIIATGAEPKKLPVEEEEKYAGRGIHYCAVCDGGFYRNKSIAVVGGGNTALEEAIYLSRFGNVKIIRRKDYFNGERVNLNEVNRNPNIEIIWNSDVKKVCGEDFVEYVVLEDTVTKKNRKISIDGIFVAIGVTPKTEIFRDFVNVNESGYIIANEATMETNIKGVYAAGDVREKLFRQITTAVSDGTIAALMAEKYIQGLKKA; encoded by the coding sequence ATGGATGAACAAAATAAACTGTTAAGAGAAATAGATGTATTTATCATAGGAAGCGGTCCTGCTGGTTTAACTGCTGGAATTTATGCTGCTAGAGCTAATTTAGATGTTGTGGTTTTTGAAGATATGGTTTCAGGGGGTCAAATAAGGCAGACATATACAGTGGAAAATTATCCAGGACATTTATCCATTGATGGCAATGATTTAGCTGATAAAATGCTTGAACAAGCGAAAGGCTTGGGTGCAAAAATAGAAGAGTATGATAGCATTATATCTATTAAGATTACAGATATAGATAAAGTTATTGAAACTTATAAATATATATATAAGCCAAAGGTTGTTATAATAGCAACTGGAGCTGAACCTAAAAAGTTACCAGTAGAAGAAGAAGAAAAATATGCAGGTCGCGGAATACATTACTGTGCTGTTTGTGATGGAGGTTTTTATAGAAATAAATCCATAGCAGTTGTAGGCGGAGGAAATACTGCATTAGAAGAAGCAATATATTTAAGTAGATTTGGTAACGTAAAGATCATTAGGAGGAAGGATTATTTTAATGGAGAAAGAGTAAATCTTAATGAAGTTAATAGAAATCCTAATATTGAAATTATATGGAATAGTGATGTGAAAAAAGTTTGTGGTGAAGATTTTGTAGAATATGTAGTCCTTGAAGATACTGTTACTAAGAAAAATAGAAAGATTTCCATTGATGGAATCTTTGTTGCTATAGGTGTTACTCCAAAGACTGAAATATTTAGGGATTTTGTTAATGTAAATGAGTCAGGATATATAATAGCAAATGAAGCTACAATGGAGACTAATATAAAAGGGGTTTATGCTGCTGGAGATGTTAGAGAAAAATTGTTTAGGCAGATTACTACAGCTGTAAGTGATGGAACCATAGCAGCGTTAATGGCTGAAAAATATATTCAAGGATTGAAGAAGGCATAA
- a CDS encoding aminopeptidase has protein sequence MTEEISSKLIKKYENAWEKYSEEDLNKVFAFSEGYKSFMSKCKTERECVTEFINLAEAQGYKNLHKIISEKTPIKPGDKIYASSKGKTLVLYTIGTESFEEGINMLGAHIDSPRLDLKQNPLYEDSDLAMLDTHYYGGIKKYQWVAIPLAIHGVVVKKDGTVVNIVIGEDDNDPVFCISDLLIHLSADQMTKTLAKGIEGENLNLLVGSIPIKDKDEKSKVKLNVLKLLNEKYDITEEDFVSAEIEVVPAGKARDLGFDRSLVMAYGHDDRICSYTSFMAMLEVKNPKKTIATLLVDKEEIGSVGATGAHSKFFENSLAEVMDVAGQYSEMKLRRTLANSKMLSSDVTAAFDPNFPAVMEKRNCAYFGKGVVFAKYTGSRGKSGCNDANAEFMAEIRRIMEMHNVSWQTAELGKVDQGGGGTIAYITAEYGMEVIDCGVALQNMHAPFEVASKADIYETARCYEAFLIEA, from the coding sequence ATGACAGAAGAGATTAGCTCAAAACTTATAAAAAAATACGAAAATGCATGGGAAAAATATTCAGAAGAAGATTTAAATAAAGTTTTTGCATTTAGCGAGGGATACAAAAGTTTTATGTCAAAATGTAAAACGGAAAGAGAATGTGTTACTGAGTTTATAAATCTTGCAGAAGCTCAAGGATATAAAAATTTACATAAAATAATTAGTGAAAAAACTCCAATAAAGCCAGGTGATAAGATATATGCTTCTAGTAAAGGAAAAACTTTAGTTTTATATACTATTGGAACTGAAAGTTTTGAAGAAGGTATAAATATGTTAGGAGCACATATAGATTCACCAAGATTAGATTTGAAGCAAAATCCATTATATGAGGATTCAGATTTAGCGATGCTTGATACTCATTATTATGGAGGAATAAAAAAATATCAATGGGTTGCTATTCCCCTAGCAATTCATGGAGTGGTAGTCAAAAAAGATGGAACTGTAGTCAATATAGTAATAGGAGAAGATGATAATGATCCAGTTTTCTGTATTTCTGATTTATTAATACATCTATCTGCAGATCAAATGACTAAAACTTTAGCAAAGGGAATTGAAGGTGAAAACTTAAATCTTTTAGTAGGAAGTATTCCTATAAAGGATAAAGATGAAAAGAGTAAAGTGAAACTAAACGTATTAAAACTTTTAAATGAGAAATATGATATTACAGAAGAAGATTTTGTATCTGCAGAAATTGAAGTGGTTCCAGCAGGGAAAGCAAGAGATTTAGGCTTTGATAGAAGTTTAGTTATGGCATATGGTCATGATGATAGGATTTGTTCCTATACGTCGTTCATGGCTATGTTAGAGGTTAAAAATCCAAAGAAGACAATTGCTACTTTATTAGTTGATAAAGAAGAAATAGGAAGTGTTGGAGCGACTGGAGCACATTCGAAATTTTTTGAGAATTCCTTAGCAGAAGTGATGGATGTTGCTGGACAATATAGTGAAATGAAATTAAGAAGAACTTTAGCTAACTCAAAAATGCTTTCATCGGATGTGACTGCTGCTTTTGATCCAAATTTCCCGGCAGTAATGGAAAAAAGAAATTGTGCTTATTTTGGAAAAGGTGTAGTTTTTGCAAAGTACACTGGTTCAAGAGGTAAATCTGGTTGCAATGATGCTAATGCAGAATTTATGGCTGAAATTAGAAGGATAATGGAAATGCATAATGTTTCTTGGCAGACTGCTGAACTTGGTAAAGTTGACCAAGGTGGTGGTGGAACTATAGCGTACATTACAGCAGAATATGGAATGGAAGTTATCGATTGTGGTGTGGCACTTCAGAATATGCATGCGCCTTTTGAAGTTGCTAGTAAAGCAGATATTTATGAAACTGCAAGATGTTACGAAGCGTTCTTAATAGAAGCTTAG
- a CDS encoding DUF4883 family protein, which yields MMKFKRLLSLCLCLMLVLTGCKNTVVDDKKPSCNYYTNLFIQNMNTNKIKSISVYETNYSKDKVLNTELYYIIKNLFDSLKKENFLDEPMYTPENPVYRYYITFSNDKTFVIDVYNENYLTLYPWDGKYQKDFIDISNAPKSYNLHGLSKYLFPRL from the coding sequence ATGATGAAGTTTAAAAGGTTATTATCCTTATGTCTCTGCCTTATGCTAGTTCTGACAGGGTGTAAAAACACCGTTGTAGATGATAAAAAACCTTCATGTAATTATTACACTAATTTATTTATACAGAACATGAATACTAATAAAATCAAATCTATTTCTGTTTATGAAACCAATTACAGCAAAGACAAAGTTTTAAATACGGAACTTTATTACATAATTAAAAATCTCTTTGATAGCCTGAAAAAAGAAAACTTTCTAGACGAGCCAATGTATACTCCAGAAAATCCTGTTTACAGATACTATATTACTTTCTCAAACGATAAAACATTTGTTATTGATGTATATAATGAAAATTACTTAACCCTGTATCCTTGGGACGGAAAATACCAAAAAGATTTTATAGATATTTCTAATGCTCCAAAATCTTATAATTTGCACGGATTATCAAAATATCTCTTCCCAAGGTTGTAA
- a CDS encoding DUF1292 domain-containing protein, translated as MNDEIKKDNGCNCHEDTCDCGGHEENHECNCAGHDEGHQCGCGEDHDHEEGLFVTLEDENGNEIQCEVVEGFVFEDNEFALVQNPDDGSMYLFKVVGDDEDGELVVPEEEEFNRAIAYYESLLGSDE; from the coding sequence ATGAATGATGAAATAAAGAAGGACAATGGCTGTAACTGCCATGAGGATACATGTGACTGTGGAGGTCATGAAGAAAATCATGAATGCAATTGTGCAGGACATGATGAAGGACATCAATGTGGTTGCGGAGAAGATCATGATCACGAAGAGGGGTTATTTGTAACTCTAGAAGACGAAAATGGTAATGAAATACAATGTGAAGTAGTAGAAGGTTTCGTTTTTGAAGACAATGAGTTTGCTTTAGTTCAAAATCCAGATGATGGTTCAATGTACTTATTTAAAGTTGTTGGCGATGATGAAGATGGAGAATTAGTTGTTCCAGAAGAAGAAGAGTTTAATAGAGCAATTGCTTACTATGAAAGTTTGCTCGGAAGTGATGAATAG
- a CDS encoding phosphatase: MIKGDFHIHSTASDGTLSPTEIVTLAKNNGVDVIALTDHDNTKGVEEAILAGLTHNIKVIPGVELSTLFNNETIHILGFFKDDQYKNPKLQAFFDSIENSRISRAEKIISNLKKHFDVSIEYEKAAKKANGVIARPHLAKTIIDAGYPYTYDEIFDTMLSNNSPAYIPAIELSTDEGIKILKSFGAKVILAHPVLIRKNSIEELIKLNFDGIEARYIQNNSEATKKLLKIAKKNNLLVTAGSDFHTEDPIDTRHGTIGSCPLSDTELQIFLDSLE; encoded by the coding sequence ATGATTAAAGGCGATTTTCATATTCACAGCACAGCGTCAGATGGCACCTTATCACCTACAGAAATTGTTACTTTAGCAAAAAACAATGGAGTAGATGTTATAGCCTTAACTGATCATGACAATACAAAAGGAGTTGAAGAAGCTATCTTAGCAGGATTAACTCATAATATAAAGGTTATACCTGGTGTAGAACTCTCTACCCTTTTTAATAATGAAACTATTCACATATTAGGATTCTTTAAAGATGACCAATATAAAAACCCAAAGTTACAAGCATTTTTTGACTCCATAGAGAATAGTAGAATTAGTCGTGCAGAAAAAATTATTTCTAACCTAAAAAAACATTTTGATGTATCTATAGAATATGAAAAGGCAGCAAAAAAAGCTAATGGAGTTATAGCAAGACCACATCTAGCCAAAACAATTATTGATGCTGGATATCCTTATACTTATGATGAAATATTCGATACAATGTTATCTAATAATAGCCCTGCCTATATTCCAGCAATAGAACTTTCAACAGATGAAGGTATAAAAATTTTAAAATCTTTTGGTGCAAAAGTAATTTTAGCACACCCTGTACTCATAAGAAAAAATTCTATTGAGGAACTAATTAAACTTAATTTCGATGGTATAGAAGCTAGATATATTCAAAACAATTCTGAAGCTACTAAAAAGCTACTGAAAATAGCTAAGAAGAATAATCTTTTAGTTACTGCAGGTTCAGACTTCCACACAGAAGACCCTATTGATACACGTCATGGAACAATAGGCTCATGTCCTTTATCTGATACGGAATTACAGATATTCTTAGATAGTTTAGAATAA
- a CDS encoding polysaccharide deacetylase family protein, which produces MINFRLATTLLVLLFIILIGFSYKTLEEKLCNNLVLYVSNEPLNSKVTSIRSFNQAVNINITPRKTPVYNESLKVVYLTFDDGPSQNTLTILDILKEKNVKGTFFVNYHPNCDAIYKKIHEDGHAIGNHTYSHDFSRIYQSESAFFEDYDKLNSYLQSIIGFAPDIMRFPGGSNTGYGKNDIMKSLTKELKTRGIEYFDWNSLNGDAEGQALNRNQLIEKVKHTSLNKNKLIVLMHDSNTKQSTVDSLPEIIDYFSSQGYIFSPLAKGGFSIQYTK; this is translated from the coding sequence ATGATAAATTTTAGATTAGCCACTACACTTTTAGTATTGTTATTTATAATTTTAATTGGCTTTAGTTATAAAACTTTAGAAGAAAAGCTTTGTAACAATCTTGTATTATACGTGTCTAATGAACCTTTAAATAGCAAAGTAACTTCAATTCGCAGTTTTAACCAAGCTGTAAATATTAACATAACACCCAGAAAAACTCCTGTATATAATGAGTCACTTAAGGTTGTTTATTTAACTTTTGATGATGGTCCTTCCCAAAATACTCTAACAATATTAGATATTCTAAAAGAAAAAAACGTTAAAGGAACATTTTTTGTTAACTATCATCCTAATTGCGATGCTATATACAAAAAGATTCATGAAGATGGACATGCTATTGGCAATCATACTTATTCTCATGATTTTTCTCGTATTTATCAAAGTGAATCTGCCTTTTTTGAAGACTATGATAAACTTAATTCATATCTTCAATCAATAATAGGTTTTGCTCCAGATATTATGAGATTTCCTGGCGGTTCAAATACTGGCTATGGAAAAAATGATATTATGAAATCACTTACAAAAGAATTAAAAACCCGTGGCATAGAATATTTTGATTGGAATTCTTTAAATGGAGATGCTGAAGGACAAGCTCTGAATAGAAACCAACTTATTGAGAAAGTAAAACATACTTCTCTTAATAAAAATAAATTAATAGTACTAATGCATGATTCAAATACAAAACAAAGTACAGTTGATTCATTGCCAGAAATTATTGATTACTTTAGTAGCCAAGGTTATATTTTCTCACCTTTAGCTAAAGGAGGATTTTCTATACAATATACTAAATAA
- the folK gene encoding 2-amino-4-hydroxy-6-hydroxymethyldihydropteridine diphosphokinase, which yields MDKIIIKDLEIYANHGVFKEEKTLGQKFILSMELYLDMREAGNTDDLTKSVHYGIVCDQVDKFFKENTYDLIEKAAEETCKFILTTFKDIKRVKLMLKKPWAPIGKPLDYAAVEIEREWHRTFISAGSNIGDKMGNIKKAIELLDSRDTIQVEKISKFYNTEPWGYTDQEEFLNCAFEIKTLLYPKELMGLLLTIEKELKRERTIKWGPRTLDLDIIFYDDFISDDEEVILPHPRMHQRQFVLKPLSDIAPYYVHPILKEYIIDLSSKLPELK from the coding sequence ATGGATAAGATAATCATAAAAGATTTAGAAATATATGCTAACCACGGCGTGTTTAAAGAAGAAAAAACTTTGGGGCAAAAGTTTATTTTATCTATGGAATTATATTTAGATATGCGGGAAGCAGGAAATACAGATGACCTAACGAAATCTGTTCATTATGGCATTGTGTGTGATCAGGTTGATAAATTTTTTAAGGAGAATACATATGACTTGATAGAAAAAGCGGCGGAGGAGACTTGTAAGTTTATATTAACTACATTTAAAGATATCAAGAGAGTTAAGTTAATGCTAAAGAAACCTTGGGCACCTATTGGAAAGCCATTAGATTATGCAGCTGTGGAAATTGAAAGAGAGTGGCATAGAACTTTTATATCTGCAGGTTCAAACATTGGAGACAAAATGGGAAATATAAAAAAAGCTATTGAACTTTTGGATTCTAGAGATACTATTCAAGTAGAAAAAATATCTAAGTTCTATAATACTGAACCTTGGGGATATACAGATCAAGAAGAATTTTTAAATTGTGCTTTTGAGATAAAAACTTTATTATATCCAAAGGAACTTATGGGGTTACTTCTTACTATAGAAAAAGAATTAAAGAGAGAAAGAACAATAAAGTGGGGACCTAGAACCTTGGATTTAGATATAATATTTTATGATGATTTCATAAGCGATGATGAAGAGGTTATTTTGCCTCATCCAAGAATGCACCAAAGACAATTTGTACTAAAGCCATTAAGTGATATAGCACCATATTATGTACATCCAATTCTAAAAGAATATATAATTGATTTAAGTTCTAAATTACCTGAATTAAAATAA